CGGCATACATTTTATTGAATTGGATGACGAAACTGTTGAGAGGTGCTGATCTTGCGACATAGCTTTTTAAAACATTGTTCATGCACTCGCTTCTTTGAGTGCTGCACATCTTTGCGCAGAAGTTGTCCTTCAGGTATGGTTTCGCCCACTTTACCCTAACCTCATAAACTTGCTTCATGAATGAGTTTCTGTCGAGACCATATGTATACATTAATACATCCCACTCTTTTTCAAACTCATCCACGGTCATCATCTCATTGATGAGCATGTCAAACTCTATGCGGAATGCAGAACCCTTTCTGTATACGTTGCCCACTTTTTCCTTCATCTTTTTGAAAACGTGCCATTTGCACCATCTGTGGATAGTGGTTGGCATGACTGAAGCAATTGCAAGCTCCATCTGCCTGCTTTGGTCTGGAAAAATGTAGACACAAAGTGATTAGTACATATATATGTCGGTGATAAAGGTAAAAATTACTTTGTACATACAACAAGAATTTCTTACCTGTCAAGAACGTCTTGGGTACTTTGTTGTCCACTGAAGATAAGAAAGTTTCGTATGCCCACTCGAAAGATTCTACAGTTTCTTCACGAAGCACAACACAGCCAAAAACACAACATTGATAATGATTGTTTACGCCGATGAACATGCCTACAGGCATCTCGTATAGGTTGCTCTTATATGTTGTATCAAAAGTCACAACATCACCAAAACATGTATAATCTGCCCTGCTTTTTTGATGGCACCAATACAATCCAGATACCCTTCTTTCATCGTCAGTCTTCACCGCAAAGTAAAAACCTTTGTTCTCGGCTTGCATGCTTGAAAACAAAGCGAGAGTTTTGTTGATGTCGTCTTGGCTGGACTCATATGCGATTGCTGCACACATGTTGCGGAGAGACCTCTTCCGGAAAGGCACATCTTCATAACGGCCGTGCATATCTGACATGACGCCGTAAACCTTGGTCAGTGATACATTGTT
This genomic stretch from Triticum dicoccoides isolate Atlit2015 ecotype Zavitan unplaced genomic scaffold, WEW_v2.0 scaffold84827, whole genome shotgun sequence harbors:
- the LOC119348093 gene encoding protein FAR1-RELATED SEQUENCE 5-like → NRDGRSFRVAAEGSLGAIERAMEDAVKLGKKVVFEPAVGMTFNSEQEAYEFYNAYSWELGFGIKRGNKYVNGNNYKSKQDLLCSCEGKDSKQFSRSSRTQCRAMVRLLRTQDDGWYYATVVLEHNHRMAETIGERKIWKFHNHIDSSIKDLVGHLRLNNVSLTKVYGVMSDMHGRYEDVPFRKRSLRNMCAAIAYESSQDDINKTLALFSSMQAENKGFYFAVKTDDERRVSGLYWCHQKSRADYTCFGDVVTFDTTYKSNLYEMPVGMFIGVNNHYQCCVFGCVVLREETVESFEWAYETFLSSVDNKVPKTFLTDQSRQMELAIASVMPTTIHRWCKWHVFKKMKEKVGNVYRKGSAFRIEFDMLINEMMTVDEFEKEWDVLMYTYGLDRNSFMKQVYEVRVKWAKPYLKDNFCAKMCSTQRSECMNNVLKSYVARSAPLNSFVIQFNK